Part of the Pseudanabaena sp. FACHB-2040 genome is shown below.
TCGCGCTCGGCCGCTGCGATTCCCCTGCTGGCTACCTTGTTAGCCTGGGGCCAAGAAGGGGTTGTGAGCCGCTTAGATCACCTGATGGAGGTTGCACAGCGGCTTGCGATCGCAATCACTGCCAGCCCTCATCTGGAGCTGTGGGGTGAGCCCGAAACGGCAGTGACGGTGTTTCGGCCGACCGGTTGCTCAATCGAGGAGTTCTTAGCACGCACGCCAACTGGAATGCTGTCGTCTGCCGTCGTAGGGGAGCAGCTATGGGTCAGGTCTGTCGCAGCAAACCCAATGGTAGATATCGATGCTGCGATCGCAGATATCCTCACAGCGGCCGAACTAGGACAACGTATCGAGTAATGGCTTGGAGCAGGCTCGCTTTGCGTGTAGTTAAGCCCTATAGATTACCGATGTATTCGAATGTTACCTAACGGCTTCAAGCTTCATAAGATACCTATTTCTTAGTATTCATTAGTCCGCTCTAAACGTCCGTTTTACGTGAATACTTTTCATATGTCGCTTCACGGTATTGATAGTGATAAATAACGCCTTTCCAATCTGACGGTATGAAAAACCTTGTAGGTATAGCTCCCATACCTCAGCCTCTCTCGGTGTTAATCGATACCGAAATGCGTCAAATAAAGCCCTTTGATGAGCCACCTCTGTAAGATCCTCAAGCGTAACAACGATGTGTGATGCCTGCTGAGCATCCAAGGCGATCCATTCCGCCTGGATCTGCATTCGCGTTTTGTCGCTACGGAAAATATCATCCTGTAATTGAACGGGCTGCCCTGGAAACAGCTGGCGGCTCTCAATGAGGTAATCAGCTAGCTTCTCAATCTCTCTTGGGAGCTGGTCATTAGGCTGCCTTCCCTGCTTACCTGAGGCAATATCAGGAGCACCCTGCAGGGTTTTGCAAAGCAGTCTAGCTTTGGGGCTGCTCTGCAAAAGACGCCCCTGCGAGTCTAATAGCATCAGGCCTTGAGATGGAAAAATACGGCCTAAAACCGTTTCAAAAACAATGGCTAAATAATCAGCCGTAATGGCATCGGACGGGAGTACCTCAGGCTCTACCGGAGAGGCTAGAGACGGTAGTACAACTAAGTTTGGAGGCTGTTGTTTAACTGAAGTTGTGGCATGTGACACCTGATTATCCTCATAGAGATGATGGAGAATCCCTGACAGGAATAACTTGCAAAGCCTGGTTTCTAGAAGAAGCTGGAATGCTACCTCTGGCCGCGAATCATCCTGTTTCCAACAGTGTCATTGATGCTTGAACCTGCCTAGGAGAGGCGAGAAGACCCTTCAATACTGTTGAGGTAGAGGTTTAGTCATCCGTAAAATCCGGAATCAGCCTGAAATAGAGTGAAGTTTTCGTGAAATAGTAAGCTCAGCAATACAATCTGCCACTTCAGGGAATGAACAACGCACCTAAAGCTAGTGATGTGAATGTATGGTTTCCCCAGGTGCATCAAGACCGTTACGCCCAATACATTGTGGGCCAGTCAGGGTTGACCCGCAGACAAGCGATCTGCTTTGTTAGACTTTGGGGCTATGCTTATCTGCAGCAGAGAGAAGCCCCTGCGCCGGTCACAACTCTGAGCAGTTACGTAGGAACTTTTGACTGCTCCCATAGCCAAGCAGCGGACCTGTTTTACAGCGATCGGTCGCGGGGAAGTGAGCGTTCTGCAGGCATGATGATCGACCAGCTCGTTGCCAAGCATTTAGTTAGACGCGCACCCTTTGATGGCGGTCCTACACGGCTAAGTTTGCAGATCCCAGATAGTTTCCTTCCTAAGGAGACAAATTCACATAGTGCTCAACTTTACGTAGATGCCTTTGATGTACGCAATGACGCCTCCCTTGTAGCAGCTTTCCTAGAGGAAAGCTATAGCTGGGTCAGTCAGCGATCTGAGATGACATCATTCAAAATCACAAAAGTTTTGCGCCAGTGGGCTGCTCAGTATCCTAGCGGCTTGCGGGTGTTAAGAAAGGCCTCAGACGATGAACCTGTGGGCTTTGCAACCTTTTTCCCAACACACCCTAACTCTGAAGAGAAGTTTCATCAGCCCCCCAGTGTAAGCCTGCATTTGAGCACGCTGGATAATGATGACCCAATTCGGGTCGCGCTTCCTGGGAATGAGGAGTGCTACGCCGTGTTTGTCCGCAGTTGGCAGATCCATTCACAATACTGGAACTATTCAACGGCCTGCCAGTTTCTACAAGACTCCCAAGCAACCTTGGCGCAGATGCAAGAGGTCTACCCCAATTTGTGTGACATATACACCATCACGATTCATCCTCGGCTTGAAGCCCTGGCCCTGGCCTTAGGATTCAAGGCAATGAAAGCTGACCCCAGTTCCTCACTTCGCTGGTATTACACTCCGTTGGCCCGATTCCTCAAACTAGACGTTGATGAGGCTTTAGCCGAGTTTGACTTCAACCTTGCA
Proteins encoded:
- a CDS encoding helix-turn-helix transcriptional regulator; this translates as MSHATTSVKQQPPNLVVLPSLASPVEPEVLPSDAITADYLAIVFETVLGRIFPSQGLMLLDSQGRLLQSSPKARLLCKTLQGAPDIASGKQGRQPNDQLPREIEKLADYLIESRQLFPGQPVQLQDDIFRSDKTRMQIQAEWIALDAQQASHIVVTLEDLTEVAHQRALFDAFRYRLTPREAEVWELYLQGFSYRQIGKALFITINTVKRHMKSIHVKRTFRAD